The Blastopirellula marina nucleotide sequence CGATCCCTTCGGCCATCAGCTTTTCGGAATCGGTTTGCATCAAGGGATTGCCGACGCCAGTTTCGTTCTTGCCGGCAATGCTGTGGCACAGGTCGTGGTGCTGCGTATGAGCACGGACGCTGGCAGCGATCATCTGGTTGCCGGTGCGGCTCAGTTCTTTGTGGCACAGCAGCATCGCGCAGCTGGCCGAACCAATCGTCAGCGAGGCCACGGCCAGCTTGATATCGTTACGGCTGAGGTTCTCGCTGTTGTTCAGGGTGTCGATCGTGTTGTCGACCAGGTGCCGGCCACTTTCGGTGCCAACCACAATGCCCGCTTTGATCTGGCCCAGTTCGATCATGTTGGCGATCTGAATCGCTCCGTTCAAAATGCCCAGGCAGGCATTGCTTACGTCGTAAACGACACAGTCTTGCGGCAGGCCGAGCGCGTGATGCACGCGGCAAGCGGTGGCTGGCTCCAGAAAGTCTCGACAGACCGAACCATGGATCAACGCACCCACGTCCGCCGGATCGATCCCGGTGGCGGCCATCACGTTGCGGGCCGAGTGAATGCTGACATCCCCTGGCTGGACCACATCGGGGAAGAATCGCCGCTGCGAAATCCCGGTCATCAGCTCCAAACGCCCTTCTGGCAGCCGTAAACGCTGGTACAAGGGAGCCAATCGCTGCTCAATCTCAGCTGAAGTAACAATTTCATCCGGCAGGCAGTAGCCTAGCCCTTCGATGCAGACGTTCTGATATTTCATGCCGACTCTGACAGCGGAGAAGAACTTTCCGTAAAGCCGATATCATACCGGTTTTGGGGCACCGAGAGAACCGACCAGCATCGCGTGGCCCAATCCATTCACAAAGCGTTAAGCCTGGATGAAGGCATCGCTAGCTGGAACATATGGAAGCTATCAGGCCGCCAAGGCACAAGATATGGAAAAAGCTTGGCAAGCTTTAACGGATCGGTAGACTCTTCGCATCTTGTGATTGATCTGGGAACGCAGCGGAACGTTGCGATCTGATCAAGGCAAATGATAGGGAGGTCATCGCTTCAGCCAAACCCAGGAAGGGTATCTGCGAAAAGCCTGGTGAGCAAACCAATAACTGCGTGTCGGACTACACGTTAACTTATCGGCCGCTTACCGACGAAAGTTTTGGACGAACTTCGTTACAGCCAGGCACTTGTCGCAAATTCTTCATTCTGGATCAAGCCGAAGTTGGTTGATCAAACAAGCCTTGGGAGGATCTTCGTTTTTTTGAGCGCATGACGCGCCCGAGGAGTCCCCAGATGTTTACCAAACCTGTTATCGGTTTGAATGCCAACTTTCGGAATGCTACCCACGATCGGCCAGCGTTCTCCTTTATCTCTGCCGGATACTTTGATGCAGTGATTGCGGCAGGCGGGATTCCTGTGGTCCTTCCACCGGTTGCCACCCCGGAAGATCAGCAGGCTGTTTTGCAGCGGCTGGACGGTGTGGTGATGATTGGTGGTCCGGACTTGGATCCTAATCGGGACGGGTTCATGCGTCACGCTTCCATCCGCATGATGGAGCCGCGTCGTGAAGAAGCCGACCGTTCGATGATGAAATTGATCGCCCAGATGCGCGTGCCGGTATTCGGTATTGGTGTTGGGATGCAACTATTGAACGTTGCCATGGGTGGCAACTTGTTCATGCACATTCCCGAAGACCTGCCGGGTGCGTTGCCGCATCACGACACGATCGACAAGCATCACCGCCACGGACTGGAAGTCGTTCCTGGCACCCTGATGGAACGCATCTTCGGCGATGGTGAAGTTCGCGTGAACAGCAGCCATCACATGGCCATCGACGAGTTGGCTCCTGGTTTCATCGTCTCGGCACGCAGCCCAGACGGCGTCATCGAAGCAATCGAGTCGATTCACGAAGATTGGTTTGCCATCGGTACGCAGTTCCATCCGGAAGCCGAGTCGGCTTCGGCACTGGATCAGCGCATTTTTGAAGAATTCGTCGAAGGCATCGTCGTCGTGAAGGCTGGCGGTGTCCGCGTGGCTGCCGCCTAGTCGGAACCAGTACGCACGATCAGCATGGGAAAGCAGCCGCCGCAGGCCATTGGCTGCTGCTTTCCCCTCTTTTAATTCTTCAAGGCTCATTCGCATG carries:
- a CDS encoding 3-oxoacyl-ACP synthase III — its product is MKYQNVCIEGLGYCLPDEIVTSAEIEQRLAPLYQRLRLPEGRLELMTGISQRRFFPDVVQPGDVSIHSARNVMAATGIDPADVGALIHGSVCRDFLEPATACRVHHALGLPQDCVVYDVSNACLGILNGAIQIANMIELGQIKAGIVVGTESGRHLVDNTIDTLNNSENLSRNDIKLAVASLTIGSASCAMLLCHKELSRTGNQMIAASVRAHTQHHDLCHSIAGKNETGVGNPLMQTDSEKLMAEGIATGAATFADFQAETGWSPDQIDRSICHQVGLTHRKLVLEKLGLPIDNDFATVQWLGNTGAAALPTTLALAAQTQFIEAGQNVALLGIGSGINCVMIGAQWQTTMVSGTGDMPEGMQRSGALSAG
- a CDS encoding gamma-glutamyl-gamma-aminobutyrate hydrolase family protein → MFTKPVIGLNANFRNATHDRPAFSFISAGYFDAVIAAGGIPVVLPPVATPEDQQAVLQRLDGVVMIGGPDLDPNRDGFMRHASIRMMEPRREEADRSMMKLIAQMRVPVFGIGVGMQLLNVAMGGNLFMHIPEDLPGALPHHDTIDKHHRHGLEVVPGTLMERIFGDGEVRVNSSHHMAIDELAPGFIVSARSPDGVIEAIESIHEDWFAIGTQFHPEAESASALDQRIFEEFVEGIVVVKAGGVRVAAA